TGCCACGGCTGACGGCCGGCGACGCCGTGGACGCCTTCGAGGAGGCGATCGTCCTGGTCAAGAAGCTGTCGGGCGGCGGCCCTCCGGTCACCTACCAGGGCAACCACTACCAGGTGCACCGGATCGAGCCCGCCCCCGTCACCGCGCCTCCCGTGTGGACCGGATCGGTCGGCCCGAAGTCCCTGGCCGCCACCGGCCGCGTGGCCGACGGCTGGATCCCCGGCCACGCCGCCGACTGGCTCAGCGAACGCTATCGGACCTCCCGGCCGATCATCGACGAGGCGGCGGCGTCCGTCGGCCGCGACCCGAGCGAGATCCGCACGGTCTTCAACTTCCCAGGACGCATCACCGACCGGCCGCTGCCCGCCACCCGCGACCACGACGGCCGCTGGCTCGGCGGCTCCGTCGGCCAGTGGGTCGAGGAGCTGACCGGAGCCGTGCTGGAGCACGGCGCGTCGGGCTTCACGCTCTTCTCCGCCGACCACGGGGCTCCCGACCTCACCGTTCTGGCCCGCTGGGCCCAGGAGATCGTCCCGTCCGTACGCGAGGCGATCGCGAAGTAGTGCCGCTCCCCCCGAACGGCATTCTGACAGTGGTTATGACCCTTTGAGTACCGGTATTGACCTTATTGATCCGTTTGCTTCGACGATCGATCATGAGGGCAGTAGAGCTTCTCACCCCCCCCGGGAGGATCTTGATGATTCGCCGCGCATCGCTGGCCGTCCTGCTCGCCCTCGGCACCCTCACCGTCATCGGCTCACCCGCACACGCCCGCGCCTGCAGGATCGACTTCCACTGCGAGACGTACTACTACAGCGACTCCGACCACACCACGCTGGTGGGGATCAAGTACGAGAACTGCGTCGGCGATGAGTCGTGGGTGGGCAGGCGCGGGTCGTATCCGGAGTTCTTCGAAACCCCCTGCTGAACCAGGACCGCTCCCCCTCGCTCATGGGTTCTCCTCAGGGTATCGATACCAGC
The Nonomuraea helvata genome window above contains:
- a CDS encoding LLM class flavin-dependent oxidoreductase, which encodes MSAHNVVFGFGAHSGIDDIPELLRMAQQADRDGLDLFTLSDHPYIGGRVDAYAALGFILGRTQHIAGFANVTNLPTRPAPMLARTVTSLSALSGGRIVLGMGAGGLWDRIADMGVPRLTAGDAVDAFEEAIVLVKKLSGGGPPVTYQGNHYQVHRIEPAPVTAPPVWTGSVGPKSLAATGRVADGWIPGHAADWLSERYRTSRPIIDEAAASVGRDPSEIRTVFNFPGRITDRPLPATRDHDGRWLGGSVGQWVEELTGAVLEHGASGFTLFSADHGAPDLTVLARWAQEIVPSVREAIAK
- a CDS encoding DUF6289 family protein, translating into MIRRASLAVLLALGTLTVIGSPAHARACRIDFHCETYYYSDSDHTTLVGIKYENCVGDESWVGRRGSYPEFFETPC